ATCGTGTCCAGGCACTTGAAGAAGACGTACGCCAGCAGGAGCTTGCCCGAGATCCGCCCCAGCGTCTGGTACACCTCGTCCTTCACCAGCCGCCGCCGCGTCGCTTTCTCCGCCAGCCACGTCGTCAGCGCCACGAACGACGGTCCCACCGCCATCGCCGACAGCACGAACAGGAAGAACGTGCTCGGCCAGATCAGGAACCCTTCGCGGAACGCGAACGGCCGCCCCCTCAGCACGCCGAACAGCCCGCCCAGCGACCCCTGATGGAAGAACGACAGCAGCGTCCCGATCAGCGCGAACACCACCATCACCTTGTGCAGGTTGTACTCGAACACCAGCATCGACGGTTTCCACTTCAGCCGCCGGTTCTTCAGGAAAATCGGCACGTACTCGATCAGAAGCACCGTCAGGTAGCACGTGATGCAGAACGTCACCTCGGTCAGCATCGAGTGCACGTTCGGGTGGTAGAAAGTGAACCACGCGCGCAGCGGCTGCCCCACGTCGACCGCCAGAATCAGCACCGCGCCGCTGTAGCAGACCAGCCCGATCACCACCGCGCTGTTGATCACCGCCTTCAGTTCCGTCTTCTTCAGCACGTACAGCAGGAACCCCGTGAAGAACGCCCCCGCCCCCAGCGCGATCACCGCCAGGTCGAGGAAGATCCACAGCCCGAACACATAGCGGTTGTCCATGTTCGTGTGGAACAGTCCGCCGCGCAGGCACAGGAAGATCGCGTACGCCCCCAGCGCCAGCAGCGCCGCCCACGGCGCCGCCCACAGCAGGAACCGTCCGAAGGGCGCGCGACGCACGCCGCGCGCGATCCAGGCTTCATCCAGCCGCTCAACCACGTCTCACCTCCCCGAACCCCCGCGTCGCTTCCCGCACCTCGGCGCGCGAGGTCCTGTAGAAAACCTTCGGCCCCGTGCCCAGCGTGTCCAGCAGGCGGAAGACGCCCTGTTCATGGCACGCGGCGGCGAACTCTTCGTCGTTCAGGTCGCCGAACCGGATCGCCTGCGCCGGGCACGCCTCGGCGCACGCCGGCGTGTAGTGCACCGGCCCTTCCTCCCCGTCATGGGCGGCTTTCTCAAGCGCCGCCTGCCAGCGCCCGTGGCAGAAGTTGCACTTCTCCACCGTGCCGCGCTGCCGCACGCTCACGCGCGGATTCAGCGCCTTCTCCATCCCCGCCGGCCACTGCGGATCCCGCCAGTTGAATACGCGCGCCTGATACGGGCAGGCGGCCATGCAGTAGCGGCACCCGAGGCACCGCTCGGGAATCTGGCCCACAATGCCGGTCACGGGGTCGAATTCCACCGCCTTCTGCGGGCACACGCTCTGGCACGGCGTCTCGTCCTCGCACTGCATGCACATCACCGGGATGAAGGCGTCGCGCCCGCCCGTCTTCAGGCGGAACACGCGCAGCCAGTTCAGCCCGGTGCGCGGCGTCGCCGAAGCCTGCGGCGGCGGAACGTTGTTCTCCACCGCGCAGGCCACCATGCACGCGCCGCAGCCGTTGCAGCGGTCCAGGTCGATCAGCATCGCGTATCGCGCCGTCTTCGTTTCTGCGCCGAGTTTCCTCATGACTTCACCACCTTGGCTTCGCCCAGGCTCCAGGCGCCGTCCGGGCGGACTTCGCAGGCGAGCACGAGCGCCGGCCCGCCGCAGATGGCGATCACGTCCGGCCGCGCCTCGCCGGCGCGCACGCGCACCGGCCACGCGCCGCGCGGCGACATCAGCCGCGCCAGCGCGCCTTCCTCCATGCGGTAGCGCTGCAGCAGCTCCGGATGCGCCGCCGCCTGTTGCGGCCCCTCGCGCAGCTCGGACTCCTGCCACAGCTTGCCCAGCATCGGCGACACCGCAGCCTGCCGCCAACCGAACGCCACCACCGCCGGCGACGCCGCAGCCGGCTCAGCCGCGCGCAGCCAGTCCTCCGCCTTCCGCCCTTCGGCCGCGGCGCGCGCCACCACGGGCGCAGGGCCGCCGCTCTCGCTCGTCCAGTAGAATCCCTCCTCAGCCACCTTCGCCTTCGCGCCGGCGGCTTCAGCCAGCTCCGCCAGCTCCTCGGCGAGAGCCGTCTCCGCACCGGCCAGCCGCGCCGTCGCCTCCGCCCCCGCCAGCACGCCCTCGGGCGCGCGCATTACGGCGGGCGCAATGGCGATCTGCGCCCGGGGCGCGTCGTTCGGCTGCGCCGCATCCAGCGGCGCTTCCAGCCATACCGGCGCCGGAATCAGCCACTCCGCCTTGCCCGCAAACTGCGCACGGTTCCACGTCACCGCCGCCACCACCGCGTCGGGCGCCAGCTTCTTCTCTACAAGATGCCAGGGCACGGAAAGGCCCGGCCACGGCTCGTCGAGAATCAGCACGCCGATCGAGCCGTCGGCTGCTTCCTCGATGCTCTGCGCCGCGGCCAGCGTCCAGTCTTTCGGCACGGGCAGAGCAGGCCGCGCGCGGAATCCCTCCGCGCCGAGCAGAGCGTTCAGCGCCGCCGCGGCGGCCCGGGCCTCGCGGCTCAGCGGCCCGCCTACCGGATCGCCGTCGGCCAGCACCAGCGCCGGACGATGCTCGAGCAGCAGCGCAGCAGCAGCTTCAATCCGGGACGCTTCGATGCCCGCCAGCTCCGCCGCGCGCCGCGGCGGCATCGCCTCGGCCGCCCTGCGCCATTCCTCCGCGCCCTTCAGCCGCGCCAGCCGGCTCTGCATCTCAGGCCGCGCCAGCCAGCAGTGGCCGATTGCGAGCAGCAGCGCCGTCTCCGCGCCAGGCCTCACCGGCAGCCATTCATCGGC
This DNA window, taken from Bryobacteraceae bacterium, encodes the following:
- the qrcD gene encoding menaquinone reductase, integral membrane subunit, yielding MVERLDEAWIARGVRRAPFGRFLLWAAPWAALLALGAYAIFLCLRGGLFHTNMDNRYVFGLWIFLDLAVIALGAGAFFTGFLLYVLKKTELKAVINSAVVIGLVCYSGAVLILAVDVGQPLRAWFTFYHPNVHSMLTEVTFCITCYLTVLLIEYVPIFLKNRRLKWKPSMLVFEYNLHKVMVVFALIGTLLSFFHQGSLGGLFGVLRGRPFAFREGFLIWPSTFFLFVLSAMAVGPSFVALTTWLAEKATRRRLVKDEVYQTLGRISGKLLLAYVFFKCLDTMLWINQTAPERGFPAHRFYEYGGAFGTWILFTEIALLGLIPALLLLKPEWRARRGLLITGAAMACLGVTLNRFVFTIQTLALPTMPFDRLLLYWPSWQEFAAFGFVVAYGMLVYSFSYRYLTLFPQERELAMTEARR
- the qrcC gene encoding menaquinone reductase, iron-sulfur cluster-binding subunit, with protein sequence MRKLGAETKTARYAMLIDLDRCNGCGACMVACAVENNVPPPQASATPRTGLNWLRVFRLKTGGRDAFIPVMCMQCEDETPCQSVCPQKAVEFDPVTGIVGQIPERCLGCRYCMAACPYQARVFNWRDPQWPAGMEKALNPRVSVRQRGTVEKCNFCHGRWQAALEKAAHDGEEGPVHYTPACAEACPAQAIRFGDLNDEEFAAACHEQGVFRLLDTLGTGPKVFYRTSRAEVREATRGFGEVRRG